From Desulfovibrio desulfuricans, a single genomic window includes:
- a CDS encoding GGDEF domain-containing protein: MNLLRDRYLRKTLQKLNDTLRVQAQHDSLTGLLNRRMFDEMAEAWFAQTLRLGVPFSLVLFDIDHFKRLNDAFGHQAGDHVLREIARYVSIRLSRRGDRVFRIGGEEFAVLASASEERQIVSLMEKIRKTVEDMRLQHPDGADKVVTISLGGLLVHDCCNMSFDEAFRRADEALYSAKAQGRNRSILADSCSEEENTDCLIRPHS; the protein is encoded by the coding sequence GTGAACCTGCTGCGCGACAGGTATCTGCGCAAAACCTTGCAAAAACTTAATGATACCTTGCGGGTTCAGGCGCAGCATGATTCCCTGACCGGGCTGCTCAACCGCAGAATGTTTGATGAAATGGCCGAGGCGTGGTTTGCCCAGACATTGCGGCTTGGCGTGCCTTTTTCGCTGGTGCTGTTTGACATCGACCATTTCAAGCGACTGAATGATGCCTTTGGGCATCAGGCCGGCGACCATGTTCTGCGCGAAATCGCCAGATATGTGAGTATCCGCCTGTCCCGCCGGGGCGACAGGGTTTTTCGCATCGGAGGGGAGGAATTTGCCGTGCTGGCCAGTGCGTCAGAGGAGCGGCAGATCGTTTCCCTTATGGAAAAGATCCGAAAGACTGTGGAGGATATGCGCCTCCAGCATCCAGATGGGGCAGACAAGGTTGTAACCATCTCTTTGGGCGGTTTACTGGTGCACGACTGTTGCAATATGTCGTTTGATGAAGCTTTCAGAAGAGCTGACGAAGCGTTGTACAGCGCAAAGGCTCAGGGGCGCAACCGCAGCATATTGGCAGACAGTTGCAGCGAAGAAGAGAATACGGACTGTTTGATACGTCCTCATTCCTGA
- a CDS encoding class IV adenylate cyclase yields MGLEIERKYLHVNLQSLRQALVDSGAHCLGAHFECNWVFDTAQGTLVTGGKLLRLRSQEWQDKTRHLITLKLPATEDGGFKVREERETEVADGAALRGILEGLGYTVAARYEKVREPWRMDTVEVELDALPFAQVVELEGRAQDIARVEKRLNLDNAEISIKSYHELHQEWLRQNNKPKQLSFVFDEAQRAHWRTVLGLTDKADVNTDSSRQS; encoded by the coding sequence ATGGGCCTTGAGATTGAACGCAAATATCTGCATGTGAATCTGCAAAGCCTGCGGCAGGCGCTTGTGGACAGCGGGGCGCACTGCCTTGGCGCGCATTTTGAGTGCAACTGGGTGTTTGACACTGCCCAGGGAACGCTGGTCACTGGCGGCAAGCTGCTGCGTTTGCGCAGTCAGGAATGGCAGGACAAAACGCGCCACCTGATCACGCTCAAGCTGCCCGCCACAGAAGACGGCGGCTTCAAGGTGCGCGAGGAGCGCGAAACGGAAGTTGCCGATGGCGCTGCCTTGCGTGGTATTCTGGAAGGGCTGGGCTATACGGTGGCGGCCCGGTACGAAAAAGTTCGCGAGCCATGGCGCATGGACACCGTGGAAGTGGAGCTGGACGCGCTGCCCTTTGCCCAGGTGGTTGAACTGGAAGGCCGGGCGCAGGATATTGCAAGGGTCGAGAAGCGTCTGAACCTTGACAATGCCGAAATAAGCATCAAAAGTTATCATGAGCTGCATCAGGAATGGTTGCGGCAAAACAACAAGCCGAAACAGCTTTCCTTTGTGTTTGACGAAGCGCAGAGGGCGCACTGGCGCACAGTGCTGGGCCTGACCGACAAGGCCGATGTCAACACGGATTCTTCGCGGCAGAGCTGA
- the aat gene encoding leucyl/phenylalanyl-tRNA--protein transferase, with protein sequence MIGAFTALASQFPPPESAREDGLLCLGGDLRPERLVAAYSRGIFPWYSKGMPILWWSPDPRCVMPLEGFRLPARSARKLRLHPFELTHNAAFGRVIRACAAPRDKEGGTWIIDDMMRAYEDLHALGYAHSIEAWRDGELVGGLYGVALGRAFFGESMFHTQPEASRAALAGLVALLRQRGATLLDCQQETPHIMRMGGVMLPRAVFQAELERALASQTQTGAAQSCATPEMAGSGLPFPWLPWGVVYSYSPDGFWAARS encoded by the coding sequence ATGATCGGGGCATTTACAGCACTGGCCTCTCAATTTCCGCCGCCGGAATCAGCCCGTGAAGACGGCTTGCTGTGTCTGGGCGGCGATCTGCGTCCAGAACGTCTGGTTGCTGCCTACAGCCGTGGGATTTTTCCCTGGTATTCCAAAGGAATGCCCATTCTCTGGTGGTCGCCGGATCCCCGTTGCGTCATGCCCCTTGAGGGCTTTCGTCTGCCTGCGCGCAGCGCCCGCAAGCTGCGCCTGCATCCTTTTGAGCTGACTCACAACGCCGCTTTCGGGCGGGTTATCCGCGCCTGCGCTGCACCAAGGGACAAGGAGGGCGGCACCTGGATTATTGACGACATGATGCGCGCCTACGAAGACCTGCACGCCCTTGGCTATGCCCATTCCATTGAGGCCTGGCGCGATGGCGAACTGGTGGGCGGTCTGTACGGCGTGGCGCTTGGGCGGGCCTTTTTTGGCGAATCCATGTTTCACACCCAGCCCGAAGCCTCGCGCGCCGCACTGGCAGGGCTTGTGGCCCTGCTGCGCCAGCGCGGAGCAACCCTGCTTGACTGCCAGCAGGAAACGCCGCACATCATGCGCATGGGCGGCGTGATGCTGCCGCGCGCGGTTTTTCAGGCCGAACTTGAGCGCGCCCTTGCCTCACAAACGCAAACAGGCGCTGCGCAAAGTTGCGCAACGCCTGAAATGGCTGGAAGCGGTCTGCCGTTTCCGTGGCTGCCCTGGGGAGTTGTGTACAGTTATTCCCCGGACGGCTTTTGGGCGGCCAGATCGTAA
- the clpS gene encoding ATP-dependent Clp protease adapter ClpS: MSFIPDNQTSGDSRVIVEKKLKEPDRYRVLLHNDDYTSMEFVVSVLCGIFHKTAEEATAIMLAVHQRGVGQCGIYTLEIAEAKVRRVHNTARAAGYPLKCTMEKIH, translated from the coding sequence ATGTCTTTTATCCCCGACAATCAAACCAGCGGCGACAGCCGCGTAATCGTGGAAAAAAAACTCAAGGAACCGGATCGCTACCGGGTACTCCTGCACAATGACGACTATACAAGCATGGAGTTTGTGGTGTCGGTACTGTGCGGCATTTTCCACAAAACCGCCGAAGAAGCCACGGCTATCATGCTGGCGGTACACCAGCGCGGGGTAGGCCAGTGCGGCATATACACCCTTGAAATAGCCGAGGCCAAGGTTCGGCGTGTGCACAACACGGCGCGGGCGGCAGGGTATCCCCTTAAATGCACCATGGAAAAAATCCATTGA
- the uvrB gene encoding excinuclease ABC subunit UvrB codes for MEDNPVIPFSLETAYTPTGDQPTAIDALVDNLQAGVPSQVLLGVTGSGKTFTMANVIARCNRPTLVLAPNKTLAAQLYGEFRGLFPRNAVEYFVSYYDYYQPEAYVPASDTYIEKDSSINDNIDKLRHAATHALLTRRDVVIVASVSCIYGLGSPEYYAKMVIPVEVGQHFPMDKLITRLVEVHYERNDYDFHRGTFRVRGDALEIIPAYHHERALRLEFFGDDIDLMREIDPLTGEVLAEVSKTVLYPASHFVSAQDNLKRAASDIRDELAVRLTYFKEHGQLVEAQRIEQRTQLDLEMIEELGYCNGIENYTRHLDGRKPGEPPSCLLNYFPEDFLLFVDESHITIPQVGGMYKGDRSRKQTLVDYGFRLPSALDNRPLQFNEFTNLLNQVVYVSATPGKYELDQAQGIVAEQIIRPTGLVDPVVEVRPTKGQMENLLGECRGKVTLGERVLVTTLTKRMAEDLTEYCCNMGVRARYLHSDIDTLERMQIIRALRLGEFDVLVGINLLREGLDIPEVSLVCILDADKEGFLRSTGSLIQTFGRAARNAQGKVILYADKITDSMRAAMGETERRRAKQAAYNEEHGITPTSTRKSLESPLDSLYVEDGGGRGRGKGKGKQREPDAVPLTAEDVAILVAKLEKEMRQAARDLEFEQAAELRDRIRILRARLIAMPE; via the coding sequence ATGGAAGATAATCCGGTCATCCCATTCAGCCTTGAAACGGCATACACCCCCACGGGCGACCAGCCCACGGCCATTGACGCCCTGGTGGACAATCTTCAGGCCGGGGTTCCCTCCCAGGTTTTGCTGGGCGTTACCGGCTCCGGCAAAACCTTTACCATGGCCAACGTCATTGCCCGCTGCAACCGCCCGACGCTGGTTCTGGCCCCCAACAAAACGCTGGCAGCCCAGCTTTACGGCGAGTTCCGGGGGCTGTTTCCGCGCAATGCCGTGGAATATTTTGTCAGCTATTACGACTACTACCAGCCGGAGGCCTATGTTCCGGCCTCGGACACCTATATTGAAAAAGATTCGTCCATCAACGACAACATAGACAAGCTGCGCCACGCCGCCACCCACGCCCTGCTGACCCGGCGCGATGTGGTCATTGTGGCTTCGGTTTCGTGCATCTACGGCCTTGGCTCGCCGGAATATTACGCCAAGATGGTCATTCCCGTTGAGGTGGGCCAGCACTTCCCCATGGACAAGCTCATCACCCGGCTGGTGGAAGTGCACTACGAGCGCAACGATTATGACTTCCACCGCGGCACCTTCCGCGTGCGCGGCGATGCCCTTGAAATCATTCCCGCCTACCATCACGAGCGGGCGCTGCGGCTGGAATTTTTTGGCGACGACATCGACCTCATGCGCGAGATTGACCCCCTCACGGGCGAGGTGCTGGCCGAGGTAAGCAAAACCGTGCTGTACCCTGCCAGCCACTTTGTTTCCGCGCAGGACAACCTCAAGCGGGCTGCCAGCGACATACGCGATGAACTGGCGGTGCGGCTCACCTATTTCAAGGAGCACGGGCAGCTTGTGGAGGCCCAGCGCATTGAGCAGCGCACCCAGCTTGACCTCGAAATGATTGAAGAGCTCGGCTACTGCAACGGCATTGAAAACTACACCCGCCACCTCGACGGCCGCAAGCCGGGCGAGCCGCCGTCCTGTCTGCTCAACTATTTTCCCGAAGATTTTCTGCTTTTTGTGGACGAATCGCACATCACCATTCCGCAGGTGGGCGGCATGTACAAGGGCGACCGCTCGCGCAAGCAGACCCTTGTGGACTACGGTTTCCGCCTGCCCTCGGCTCTGGATAACCGCCCCCTCCAGTTCAACGAGTTCACCAACCTGCTCAATCAGGTGGTGTACGTGTCGGCCACGCCCGGCAAGTACGAGCTGGATCAGGCGCAGGGCATTGTGGCGGAGCAGATCATCCGTCCCACGGGCCTTGTGGATCCGGTGGTGGAGGTGCGCCCCACCAAGGGCCAGATGGAAAACCTGCTGGGCGAATGCCGGGGCAAGGTGACGCTGGGCGAGAGGGTGCTTGTCACCACACTTACCAAGCGCATGGCGGAAGACCTCACCGAATACTGCTGCAACATGGGCGTGCGGGCGCGTTACCTGCATTCGGACATTGATACGCTTGAGCGCATGCAGATCATCCGCGCGCTGCGGCTTGGGGAATTTGACGTGCTGGTGGGCATCAACCTGCTGCGCGAGGGGCTGGACATCCCCGAAGTGTCGCTTGTGTGCATTCTGGATGCGGACAAGGAGGGCTTTTTGCGCTCCACGGGTTCGCTTATCCAGACATTTGGCCGCGCCGCGCGCAACGCGCAGGGCAAGGTCATTCTGTACGCGGACAAGATCACCGATTCCATGCGCGCCGCCATGGGCGAAACCGAGCGCCGCCGCGCCAAGCAGGCGGCCTACAATGAAGAGCATGGCATCACGCCCACCAGCACCCGCAAATCGCTTGAATCGCCACTTGATAGCCTGTATGTGGAAGATGGCGGCGGACGCGGGCGCGGCAAGGGCAAGGGTAAACAGCGCGAGCCAGACGCAGTGCCGCTGACTGCCGAGGATGTTGCCATTCTTGTTGCCAAGCTTGAAAAGGAGATGCGTCAGGCGGCTCGTGATCTGGAATTTGAACAGGCCGCAGAGCTGCGTGACCGCATCCGCATTTTGCGGGCCAGGCTTATCGCCATGCCCGAATAG
- the radA gene encoding DNA repair protein RadA, whose amino-acid sequence MSKTREIYICSSCGSQTMQWRGQCPNCHEWNTLQAAVQPKSAPGGNRPRAATDSSSRPIALRDVEDAGHAPYGSGLKALDRVLGKGLVPGAAILVGGEPGIGKSTLLLQVAGLVAAQGRRVLYASGEESLPQIKGRAERLGMLDHNLMAIATSRVEDVLEAANTAPPALLVVDSVQTLTSLEADGLPGNVSQVRAVATTLLEACRRLSCTLVLVGHVTKDGVLAGPRLLEHMVDTVISLEGDRRQMFRLLRVFKNRFGPNEELLVFRMEASGMQIVDDPSTFFLGQRDPSLSGTAVVMAVDGQRPLAVEVQALVSRTFLSIPRRAALGFDVARLHLLLAVLEKRLKLNFGQVDIYAKVGGGMKLSEPGLDLALVAAVLSSYYDVPLPEKSVLWGEVDLNGQVRPVSAQDLRLTQARRLGFDPIVHPAVEQGGISTIAALQQKLFHRK is encoded by the coding sequence ATGTCGAAAACACGTGAAATTTATATATGCTCTTCTTGTGGCTCACAAACCATGCAGTGGCGTGGGCAATGCCCCAACTGCCATGAGTGGAATACGCTTCAGGCGGCTGTGCAGCCCAAATCCGCCCCCGGCGGCAACAGACCCCGCGCTGCTACGGATTCCTCCAGCCGCCCCATTGCCTTGCGGGATGTGGAAGATGCCGGACACGCGCCCTACGGCAGCGGCCTGAAAGCCCTTGACCGCGTTCTGGGCAAGGGCCTTGTGCCCGGTGCGGCAATACTGGTGGGCGGCGAGCCGGGCATCGGCAAATCAACCCTGCTGCTCCAGGTGGCGGGGCTAGTGGCAGCGCAGGGCAGGCGCGTGCTCTATGCCAGCGGGGAGGAATCCCTGCCGCAGATCAAGGGCCGGGCCGAGCGCCTCGGCATGCTGGATCATAACCTCATGGCCATTGCCACCTCCCGCGTGGAGGACGTGCTCGAAGCTGCCAATACCGCGCCGCCAGCCCTGCTGGTTGTGGATTCGGTGCAGACCCTCACAAGCCTAGAGGCCGATGGCCTGCCGGGCAACGTCAGCCAGGTGCGGGCCGTGGCAACAACATTGCTCGAGGCTTGCCGCCGCCTGTCTTGCACCCTGGTTCTGGTGGGGCACGTGACCAAGGACGGTGTGCTGGCTGGCCCCCGCCTGCTGGAACACATGGTGGACACCGTTATTTCGCTTGAGGGCGACCGCCGCCAGATGTTCCGTCTGTTGCGCGTGTTCAAAAACCGCTTTGGCCCCAATGAGGAACTGTTGGTTTTTCGCATGGAAGCCTCGGGCATGCAGATTGTGGACGATCCTTCCACGTTTTTTCTAGGTCAGCGCGATCCTTCGCTATCCGGCACTGCCGTGGTCATGGCCGTAGACGGGCAGCGCCCGCTGGCAGTGGAGGTGCAGGCCCTTGTTTCCCGCACATTTTTGAGTATCCCGCGCCGCGCCGCCCTTGGTTTTGACGTGGCCCGCCTGCATTTGCTGCTGGCTGTGCTGGAAAAAAGGCTCAAGCTCAACTTTGGTCAGGTGGATATTTACGCCAAGGTGGGCGGCGGCATGAAGCTGAGCGAGCCGGGGCTTGATCTGGCGCTGGTGGCTGCGGTGCTTTCGTCGTATTATGATGTTCCGCTGCCGGAAAAGAGCGTGCTGTGGGGCGAGGTTGATCTCAACGGGCAGGTGCGGCCCGTATCCGCGCAGGATTTGCGCCTCACGCAGGCGCGGCGGCTGGGCTTTGATCCCATTGTCCACCCGGCTGTGGAGCAAGGCGGCATTAGCACCATAGCCGCCTTGCAGCAAAAACTGTTTCATCGCAAGTAA
- the clpA gene encoding ATP-dependent Clp protease ATP-binding subunit ClpA, protein MLSKNVQLVIRDALMGAHRRRHDLLTVEHVLFALTNSMKGRIILEGSGASVPVLREQLEEFFNKELEPVSLAEKHEVSQTDSVQRVLERALEHIRSSGRDAVELGDLLISIMDEEESYAHFYLRKQGVERLDVLTFISHGLDEGSGSRGVEAGAEAGDGEAKADPLAQYTVELTARAKEGKIDPLVGRTAELDRAVEVLCRRRKNNPLFVGDPGVGKTALAEGLALRIVEGNVPEMFAKTKLYALDMGLLLAGTRYRGDFEGRLKAVVQKLKEQPDCILFIDEIHTIVGAGSTSGGSLDASNLLKPVLANGEIRCIGSTTYEEYRNHFEKDRALARRFQRIDLTEPTTEECLGILEGLEPRYAQYHHVRYSPAALKAMVDLTARHVRDRLLPDKAIDVLDETGAAVRLGRGVTPAGKPAQKSGKDAPLVSVADVERIVARMAGIPVRTVSGKERNKLATLEKDLKSLVFGQEKAIELTVRAILRARAGLGQEQRPAGAFLFYGPTGVGKTEVARSLAKLMGVEFLRYDMSEYMEKHSVSRLIGAPPGYVGFDQGGLMTEAVRKAPYSVVLLDEVEKAHPDIFNVLLQVMDYATLTDNTGRKTDFSHVILIMTSNAGAFEMSRPAMGFGGTAPQDAAHKGLKAVENTFSPEFRNRLDALVPFGSLTEPMMLRIVDKFVGEIRTSLEQRGVTLTLTETARKWLARKGFDPSMGARPLRRLLRTELEDRLAHELLFGSLKKGGSAKLTVKGEELALEHEGSAAKSRKPVPVDA, encoded by the coding sequence ATGTTGAGTAAAAATGTTCAGTTGGTCATTCGGGACGCCCTCATGGGAGCCCACCGGCGACGGCATGATCTGTTGACTGTGGAGCATGTGCTCTTTGCGCTGACGAACAGCATGAAGGGGCGCATCATTCTTGAGGGCAGCGGGGCAAGCGTGCCCGTGCTGCGCGAGCAGCTTGAGGAATTTTTCAACAAGGAACTGGAACCCGTTTCCCTGGCGGAAAAGCACGAAGTCTCGCAGACGGACAGCGTGCAGCGCGTGCTTGAACGCGCGCTGGAGCATATCCGCTCCTCCGGGCGCGACGCTGTGGAGCTTGGCGACCTGCTCATTTCCATCATGGATGAGGAAGAAAGCTACGCCCACTTCTATCTGCGCAAACAGGGCGTTGAACGGCTGGACGTGCTGACCTTTATTTCGCACGGGCTTGATGAAGGTTCCGGCTCGCGCGGCGTGGAAGCCGGGGCCGAAGCCGGGGACGGCGAAGCCAAGGCCGATCCGCTGGCCCAGTATACCGTCGAACTTACGGCCCGTGCCAAGGAAGGCAAGATTGACCCCCTCGTGGGCCGCACAGCGGAACTTGACCGCGCGGTTGAGGTTCTGTGCCGCCGCCGCAAGAACAACCCCCTCTTTGTGGGCGACCCCGGCGTTGGCAAAACAGCCCTGGCCGAGGGCCTTGCCCTGCGCATTGTGGAAGGCAACGTGCCTGAAATGTTTGCCAAAACAAAGCTCTATGCCCTTGATATGGGCCTTCTGCTCGCGGGCACCCGCTACCGGGGCGACTTTGAAGGCCGCCTCAAGGCCGTGGTGCAAAAGCTAAAGGAGCAGCCCGACTGCATCCTGTTTATTGACGAGATCCACACCATCGTGGGGGCTGGTTCCACCTCTGGCGGCTCGCTTGATGCGTCCAACCTGCTCAAGCCCGTGCTCGCCAATGGCGAAATCCGCTGCATTGGTTCCACCACCTACGAGGAATACCGCAACCATTTTGAAAAAGACCGCGCGCTGGCCCGCCGGTTTCAGCGCATTGACCTTACCGAGCCGACCACGGAAGAATGCCTTGGCATTCTTGAAGGGCTTGAGCCGCGCTATGCGCAGTACCACCACGTGCGCTACAGCCCTGCGGCCCTCAAGGCCATGGTGGATCTTACCGCGCGCCATGTGCGCGACCGCCTGCTGCCCGACAAGGCCATTGACGTGCTGGACGAAACTGGCGCAGCCGTGCGCCTGGGCCGTGGCGTAACGCCTGCCGGAAAGCCTGCCCAAAAGAGCGGCAAGGATGCCCCGCTGGTCAGTGTGGCCGATGTGGAGCGCATTGTGGCCCGCATGGCGGGCATACCCGTGCGCACTGTCTCCGGCAAGGAACGCAACAAGCTGGCAACGCTTGAAAAAGACCTCAAGAGTCTTGTGTTCGGGCAGGAAAAAGCCATTGAGCTGACCGTGCGCGCCATCTTGCGCGCCCGCGCCGGGCTTGGGCAGGAGCAGCGCCCCGCAGGCGCCTTCCTGTTCTACGGGCCAACGGGCGTGGGCAAAACGGAAGTGGCCCGCAGTCTTGCCAAGCTCATGGGCGTGGAATTTCTGCGCTACGACATGAGCGAATACATGGAAAAGCACTCTGTTTCGCGGCTCATCGGCGCGCCTCCAGGCTACGTGGGCTTTGATCAGGGCGGGCTCATGACCGAGGCCGTGCGCAAGGCCCCGTATTCCGTGGTGCTGCTGGACGAAGTGGAAAAGGCCCACCCGGATATCTTCAACGTGCTGCTCCAGGTGATGGATTACGCCACGCTGACGGACAACACCGGGCGCAAGACGGACTTTTCGCACGTTATCCTTATCATGACCTCCAATGCCGGGGCCTTTGAAATGTCGCGGCCCGCCATGGGCTTTGGCGGCACGGCCCCGCAGGATGCGGCGCACAAGGGCCTCAAGGCTGTGGAAAACACCTTCAGCCCTGAATTCCGCAACCGGCTGGACGCGCTTGTTCCCTTTGGCAGCCTCACAGAACCCATGATGTTGCGCATTGTGGACAAGTTTGTGGGCGAAATCCGCACCAGCCTTGAGCAGCGCGGTGTAACGCTTACACTCACGGAGACCGCCCGCAAGTGGCTGGCCCGCAAGGGCTTTGATCCCTCCATGGGGGCGCGGCCTCTGCGCCGTCTGCTGCGCACGGAGCTGGAAGACCGTCTGGCGCACGAACTGCTCTTTGGTTCGCTCAAAAAGGGCGGCAGCGCAAAGCTGACAGTCAAGGGCGAAGAACTGGCCCTTGAACATGAGGGCAGCGCGGCAAAAAGCCGTAAGCCGGTGCCTGTAGACGCCTGA
- the groES gene encoding co-chaperone GroES, producing MKLKPLNDRVLVKRLESEEKTAGGLFIPDTAKEKPSKGQVVAAGPGKAGENGERVALAVKAGDMVLFNKYAGTEVKLDGVDHLVMREEDILAIID from the coding sequence ATGAAGCTGAAGCCCCTTAACGACCGTGTGCTGGTCAAACGCCTTGAATCCGAAGAAAAGACCGCCGGTGGCCTGTTTATCCCTGATACGGCCAAGGAAAAGCCTTCCAAGGGTCAGGTTGTTGCTGCCGGTCCCGGCAAGGCTGGGGAAAATGGCGAACGCGTCGCTCTGGCTGTGAAAGCGGGCGACATGGTGCTGTTCAACAAGTATGCTGGCACCGAAGTCAAGCTGGACGGCGTTGATCACCTTGTGATGCGCGAAGAAGACATTCTCGCCATTATTGACTAG
- the groL gene encoding chaperonin GroEL (60 kDa chaperone family; promotes refolding of misfolded polypeptides especially under stressful conditions; forms two stacked rings of heptamers to form a barrel-shaped 14mer; ends can be capped by GroES; misfolded proteins enter the barrel where they are refolded when GroES binds), whose protein sequence is MSAKEILFDVKAREKLARGVDKLANAVKVTLGPKGRNVAIEKSFGAPVITKDGVTVAKEIELTDKFENMGAQLVKEVASKTSDAAGDGTTTATILAQAIYREGTKLVAAGRNPMAIKRGVDKAVEALIAELSNLAKPTRDQKEIAQIGTISANSDATIGNIIAEAMSKVGKEGVITVEEAKGLETTMDVVEGMRFDRGYLSPYFVTNTEKMVCEMDNPYILCTEKKISSMKDMLPVLEQVAKVNRPLMIIAEDVEGEALATLVVNKLRGALQVVAVKAPGFGDRRKAMLQDIAVLTGGQVASDDTGSKLENMTLAELGTAKRIVIDKENTTIVDGAGKGDDIKARVKQIRAQIEDSTSDYDREKLQERLAKLVGGVAVVHVGAATEVEMKEKKDRVEDALNATRAAVEEGIVPGGGTALIRVSKVLNDIKPADDDELAGVNIIRRSIEEPLRQIAHNAGFEGSIVVEKVRQGKDGFGFNAATGEYEDLIKAGVIDPKKVTRTALQNAASVASLLLTTECAIAEKPEPKSAAPAMPDMGGMGGMGGMGGMY, encoded by the coding sequence ATGTCCGCTAAAGAAATTCTTTTTGACGTTAAAGCCCGTGAAAAACTTGCCCGTGGCGTCGACAAGCTCGCCAATGCCGTTAAAGTGACCCTCGGCCCCAAGGGCCGCAATGTCGCCATTGAAAAGTCCTTTGGCGCTCCCGTCATCACCAAGGACGGCGTGACCGTGGCCAAGGAAATCGAACTGACCGACAAGTTCGAAAACATGGGCGCCCAGCTCGTCAAGGAAGTGGCCTCCAAGACCTCTGACGCCGCTGGCGACGGTACCACCACCGCCACCATTCTGGCCCAGGCCATCTACCGCGAAGGCACCAAGCTTGTGGCCGCCGGCCGCAACCCCATGGCCATCAAGCGCGGCGTGGACAAGGCTGTTGAAGCCCTGATCGCCGAGCTGTCCAACCTGGCCAAGCCCACCCGCGACCAGAAGGAAATTGCCCAGATCGGCACCATTTCCGCCAACTCTGATGCCACCATCGGCAACATCATCGCCGAAGCCATGTCCAAAGTGGGCAAGGAAGGCGTGATCACCGTTGAGGAAGCCAAGGGTCTGGAAACCACCATGGACGTGGTGGAAGGCATGCGCTTTGACCGTGGCTACCTCTCCCCCTATTTCGTGACCAACACCGAAAAGATGGTCTGCGAAATGGACAATCCTTACATCCTCTGCACCGAGAAGAAAATCTCCAGCATGAAAGACATGCTGCCCGTGCTTGAACAGGTTGCCAAGGTGAACCGTCCGCTCATGATCATCGCTGAAGACGTGGAAGGCGAAGCCCTTGCCACCCTGGTGGTCAACAAGCTGCGCGGCGCCCTGCAGGTTGTGGCCGTGAAGGCCCCCGGCTTCGGCGACCGCCGCAAGGCCATGCTTCAGGATATCGCCGTGCTGACCGGCGGCCAGGTGGCTTCTGACGACACCGGCTCCAAGCTTGAAAACATGACCCTTGCCGAACTTGGCACCGCCAAGCGCATCGTCATCGACAAAGAAAACACCACCATCGTTGACGGCGCCGGCAAGGGCGACGACATCAAGGCCCGCGTGAAGCAGATTCGCGCCCAGATCGAAGACAGCACCTCCGACTACGACCGCGAAAAGCTCCAGGAACGTCTGGCCAAGCTCGTGGGCGGCGTGGCCGTTGTGCATGTGGGCGCGGCCACCGAAGTGGAAATGAAGGAAAAGAAAGACCGCGTTGAAGACGCCCTGAACGCCACCCGCGCTGCCGTTGAAGAAGGCATCGTGCCTGGCGGCGGCACTGCGCTGATCCGCGTTTCCAAGGTGCTGAACGACATCAAGCCCGCCGACGACGACGAACTTGCTGGCGTGAACATCATCCGCCGTTCCATTGAAGAACCCCTGCGCCAGATCGCCCACAATGCCGGCTTTGAAGGCTCCATCGTGGTCGAAAAGGTTCGCCAGGGCAAGGACGGCTTCGGCTTCAACGCCGCCACCGGCGAATACGAAGACCTCATCAAGGCTGGCGTTATCGACCCCAAAAAGGTTACCCGCACGGCCCTGCAAAACGCCGCTTCCGTGGCCTCCCTGCTGCTGACCACCGAATGCGCCATTGCTGAAAAGCCCGAACCCAAGAGCGCTGCTCCTGCCATGCCCGACATGGGCGGCATGGGTGGTATGGGTGGCATGGGCGGCATGTACTAA